TACAGCATGTGCTTCTGCTAAAACAACATCACATTTTTTTATTAAGGCAAGACAGCCCAAAGCAGTAGGAGGAATAAAACCATCAAAAATTGCATTATTGTATAAACAACCAACATTTAATGGATGAAACCCATCAATGTCTTTATCCGGATTTATTGCTAAAGCAATATTTTTCTGATTAATATGAGCTGGCAACGGTAATTGCACAATTATACCTGATATAGTATGATTGTCATTTAATGCTGTAATACAATTTAGCAGTTCTACACTAGTAACCGTTGACGGCAAATTTACGGTAGTTGCGTTCATACCACAATCAGCTGCCGCTTTTAATTTACCACGAACATAAATTATACTTGCTGGATTATCACCAACTAAAATAACTGCAATTGTTGGAACAATATTAAACGAGAGCTTCAACAACTTAACTTTTTCTGCCAATTCTTTTAATATTGTAACTGCACACTGCTTACCATCAATAATATTAGATGGATATTGCTTCATCTTGGCAACCCCTTGGTTGTTGAGTACTCAAAATGCAATGCTTTACCATCAAACACCCGTGCATATGCATGATGCACTGCCTGCGCCGCATCTGAGAAACCAGTGAGAATCAATTTGAGCTTACCAGGAAACGTCGCAATATCACCTATCGCATAAATTC
The genomic region above belongs to Candidatus Trichorickettsia mobilis and contains:
- a CDS encoding bifunctional 5,10-methylenetetrahydrofolate dehydrogenase/5,10-methenyltetrahydrofolate cyclohydrolase is translated as MKQYPSNIIDGKQCAVTILKELAEKVKLLKLSFNIVPTIAVILVGDNPASIIYVRGKLKAAADCGMNATTVNLPSTVTSVELLNCITALNDNHTISGIIVQLPLPAHINQKNIALAINPDKDIDGFHPLNVGCLYNNAIFDGFIPPTALGCLALIKKCDVVLAEAHAVIIGRSNIVGRPLAALLLKEDCTVTICHSKTKNLQNITSQADIVISAIGIPAKLSAKYFNPTAIVIDVGITRLSADNPKIVGDVDFFNVYDKVRFITPVPGGVGPMTIAFLLSNTLKACCRQHHLTDLYV